A window of Hirundo rustica isolate bHirRus1 chromosome 27, bHirRus1.pri.v3, whole genome shotgun sequence contains these coding sequences:
- the NKIRAS2 gene encoding NF-kappa-B inhibitor-interacting Ras-like protein 2 translates to MGKSCKVVVCGQASVGKTSILEQLLYGNHVVGSEMIETQEDIYVGSIETDRGVREQVRFYDTRGLRDGLELPKHCFSCTDGYVLVYSTDSKESFKRVELLKKEIDKSKDKKEVTIVVLGNKCDLQEQRRVDHDAAQHWAKGEKVKLWEVSVADRRTLIEPFIYLASKMTQPQSKSAFPLSRKNKGSGSMDG, encoded by the exons ATGGGCAAGAGCTGCAAGGTGGTGGTGTGCGGACAGGCCTCGGTCGGGAAAACATccatcctggagcagctgctctaCGGGAACCATGTGGTCG GCTCGGAGATGATCGAGACCCAGGAGGACATTTACGTGGGCTCCATCGAGACGGACCGCGGCGTACGGGAGCAGGTGCGCTTCTACGACACGCGGGGGCTGCGGGacgggctggagctgcccaagCACTGCTTCTCCTGCACCGACGGCTACGTGCTGGTCTACAGCACCGACAGCAAGGAGTCCTTCAAGCGTGTCGAGCTGCTCAAGAAGGAGATAGACAAGTCCAAGGACAAGAAGGAG GTCACCATTGTGGTTTTGGGCAACAAGTGTGACCTGCAGGAGCAGCGCCGGGTGGACCACGATGCAGCCCAGCACTGGGCCAAGGGCGAGAAGGTGAAGCTGTGGGAGGTGTCCGTGGCTGACCGGCGCACGCTGATCGAGCCCTTCATCTACCTGGCCAGCAAGATGACACAGCCACAGAGCAAGTCTGCCTTCCCCCTGAGCCGCAAGAACAAGGGCAGCGGATCCATGGATGGCTGA
- the DNAJC7 gene encoding dnaJ homolog subfamily C member 7 produces MAAAAAEAECDVVMAAPDGPGETDGDEEARREAEAFKEQGNAYYAKKDYNEAFNYYTKAIDTCPNNASYYGNRAATLMMLGRFREALEDAQQSVRLDDSFVRGHLREGKCHLSLGNAMAASRCFQRVLELDHKNTQAQQELKNATTVLEYEKIAEVDFEKRDFRKVVFCMDRALEFAPACHRFKILKAECLALLGRYPEAQSVASDILRMDSTNADALYVRGLCLYYEDCIEKAVQFFVQALRMAPDHEKACLACRNAKALKAKKEDGNKAFKKGNYKLAYELYTEALGIDPNNIKTNAKLYCNRGTVNSKLRKLEEAIDDCTNAVKLDDTYVKAYLRRAQCYMDTEQYEDAVRDYEKVYQTEKTKEHKQLLKNAQVELKKSKRKDYYKILGVNKNASEDEIKKAYRKRALMHHPDRHSGASAEVQKEEEKKFKEVGEAFTILSDPKKKARYDSGQDLEEDGLNMGEFDPNNIFKAFFSGPGGFSFEASGPGNFFFQFG; encoded by the exons atggcggcggcggcggccgaggCCGAGTGCGATGTGGTCATGGCGGCGCCCGACGGGCCCGGCGAGACCGACGGCGACGAGGAGGCGCGCAG AGAAGCAGAAGCATTcaaggagcagggaaatgcGTACTATGCCAAGAAAGATTACAACGAAGCGTTCAACTACTACACAAAAGCCATAG ATACATGTCCCAATAATGCCAGCTATTATGGGAACAGAGCTGCCACGCTCATGATGTTGGGGAGGTTCCGAGAAGCACTGGAGGATGCTCAGCAATCAGTCAGGTTGGACGACAGCTTTGTGCGG GGCCATCTCCGGGAAGGGAAGTGCCACCTTTCCCTAGGGAATGCCATGGCTGCCAGCCGCTGCTTTCAACGGGTTTTAGAACTGGATCATAAGAATacccaggcacagcaggag CTGAAGAATGCCACCACCGTGCTTGAGTATGAAAAAATAGCTGAAGTGGATTTTGAGAAACGGGATTTCAGGAAG GTTGTGTTTTGCATGGATCGTGCTTTGGAGTTTGCTCCAGCGTGTCACCGGTTCAAAATCCTCAAGGCCGAGTGTTTGGCGCTGCTGGGCCGGTACCCCGAGGCACAGTCCGTGGCCAG TGATATCCTGCGGATGGACTCGACGAACGCCGACGCGCTGTACGTGCGTGGGCTGTGCCTGTACTACGAGGACTGCATTGAGAAGGCTGTGCAGTTCTTTGTGCAGGCCCTCAGGATGGCCCCTGACCACGAGAAGGCTTGTCTTGCCTGCCGG AATGCCAAAGCACTTAAAGCGAAGAAGGAAGATGGGAACAAAGCATTCAAGAAAGGCAACTACAAACTAGCGTATGAACTGTACACAGAGGCACTAGGAATAGACCCAAATAATATCAAAACAAATGCCAAACTCTACTGCAACAGGGGGACGGTTAATTCAAAG CTTAGGAAACTTGAAGAAGCAATCGACGACTGCACGAACGCAGTGAAGCTGGATGACACCTATGTCAAAGCCTACCTGAGGAGGGCACAGTG TTACATGGACACAGAACAATATGAAGATGCTGTAAGAGACTATGAGAAGGTTTAtcagacagagaaaacaaaag AACATAAGCAGCTGCTAAAGAATGCACAGGTGGAACTGAAAAAGAGCAAACGGAAAGACTACTACAAAATCCTGGGGGTGAACAAAAACGCCTCTGAAGATGAGATCAAGAAGGCTTACAGGAAACGAGCACTAATGCACCATCCAG ACCGACACAGTGGAGCAAGTGCAGAAGtacagaaggaagaggagaagaaattcAAGGAGGTTGGTGAAGCCTTCACCATCCTGTCAGATCCCAAGAAGAAGGCTCGCTATGACAGTGGGCAGGATTTGGAAGAGGATGGATTAAACATGGGAG AATTTGATCCAAATAACATCTTCAAGGCCTTCTTCAGCGGGCCAGGGGGCTTCAGCTTCGAAG cttctgggcctggaaatttctttttccagtttggctaa
- the CNP gene encoding 2',3'-cyclic-nucleotide 3'-phosphodiesterase: MNRGFSKKSHTFLPKIFRKMSTQSAKERPESLHFPFLDDEDTISTLKESKTFFILRGLPGSGKSTLAQAIHDRYKDACRVISVDHYKIAPSVRSTIPEEYSKVDEDLVDYCKREISVIVLDDTHHERERLDQLFDIADKYRYKVIFAEPKTPWRLDCPQLKDKNQWKLSVEELKKMKPSLEKEFLPMYFGWFLSKRSSEILRKAGQAFLDELGSLKAFKKESKYFPSVEDPKIKIDLTSYFVKRPPGVLHCTTKYTEFGKAAGAEEYAQQEAVKAAYGKGFTLSISALFITTKTVGARIELNEQQLLLWPGDADKILPADNLPRGSRAHITLGCANGVEAVQTGLDLLEFVKLEKAGNKGEQVGEIGGGKLLYFDNGMWMLVLAKKIDVRAIFSGYYGKGKLVPTQSTNKRGSAFTSCTII, translated from the exons ATG AACAGAGGTTTCTCCAAGAAGAGTCACACTTTCCTGcctaaaatatttagaaaaatgtcTACTCAATCAGCGAAAGAGAGACCTGAGAGTTTGCATTTCCCGTTCCTGGATGACGAAGACACCATCTCCACACTCAAAGAATCCAAAACCTTTTTCATCCTCCGGGGCCTGCCTGGCAGCGGGAAGTCCACCCTCGCCCAGGCCATCCACGATCGGTACAAAGATGCCTGCAGGGTCATCTCTGTTGATCACTATAAAATTGCACCATCCGTAAGAAGCACCATTCCCGAAGAGTACTCCAAGGTGGATGAGGATCTAGTTGACTATTGCAAACGGGAGATCAGCGTCATTGTTTTGGATGACACTCACCATGAGCGGGAACGGCTGGACCAGCTCTTTGACATTGCTGACAAGTACCGGTACAAAGTCATCTTTGCTGAGCCCAAAACCCCGTGGCGCTTGGATTGTCCCCAGCTAAAGGACAAGAATCAATGGAAACTGTCTGTGGAGGAGCTGAAGAAGATGAAGCCAAGCTTGgagaaggaattcctccccatgtattttgggtggtttttgaGCAAAAGAAGTTCGGAGATCCTGAGGAAGGCTGGCCAGGCGTTCTTGGATGAGCTTGGGAGTCTCAAAGCCTTCAAAAAGGAGAGTAAATACT TTCCTTCTGTCGAAgatcccaaaataaaaatagatctCACCAGCTACTTTGTGAAGAGGCCACCTGGGGTCCTGCACTGCACCACGAAATACACTGAGTTTGGCAAAGCAGCTGGAGCCGAGGAATATGCGCAGCAGGAA GCCGTCAAGGCTGCCTACGGCAAAGGCTTCACCCTCTCCATCTCGGCGCTGTTCATCACCACAAAGACTGTCGGGGCTCGCATCGAGCTGAacgagcagcagctgctgctctggcccGGGGACGCCGACAAGATCCTGCCCGCGGACAACCTCCCGCGGGGCAGCCGCGCCCACATCACCCTCGGCTGCGCCAACGGCGTCGAAGCCGTCCAGACCGGGCTCGACCTGCTGGAGTTTGTGAAGCTGGAAAAGGCGGGGAACAAAGGGGAGCAAGTGGGGGAAATTGGAGGAGGGAAACTGCTGTATTTTGATAACGGTATGTGGATGCTTGTTCTGGCGAAAAAGATTGATGTCAGGGCGATATTCTCGGGATACTATGGGAAGGGAAAACTCGTGCCAACGCAGAGCACCAACAAACGGGGCTCTGCCTTTACCTCCTGCACCATCATCTAG